Proteins encoded together in one Lathyrus oleraceus cultivar Zhongwan6 chromosome 5, CAAS_Psat_ZW6_1.0, whole genome shotgun sequence window:
- the LOC127085772 gene encoding uncharacterized protein LOC127085772, whose product MGGNNSRLINPNSGDALPAKIRPVLGQRIEEFRKRRSNVQGEDTDLSKKELLKDNNGSFDEKSSYQNEVSEETQSQKEQPTVIRAVAVEKLSQVVPLPVSECGNVEEKKEKEEEERNGQIETAEVSIQENIYKKPNAKHDEEEEEDDEEEEEEDDIGRRIGPGSPSFKIYCVESDEKKEQELNDTNAGREQILEKEDENIAVHNKSQSTDSDGSETSESEIASNSNEVVKETTPKKKGHHKRKKLEAMKKNLLNVKNLQKNRMNRMMGCAGNDRRSLLPDD is encoded by the exons ATGGGAGGTAACAATTCCAGGTTGATTAATCCGAATAGTGGAGATGCATTGCCTGCAAAGATTCGTCCTGTTCTCGGACAAAGAATTGAAGAGTTTAGAAAACGTAGGAGTAATGTGCAAGGAGAAGACACTGATCTTTCGAAGAAAGAGCTTTTGAAGGACAATAATGGAAGCTTTGATGAGAAGTCTTCTTATCAAAATGAAGTTTCGGAAGAAACTCAATCGCAGAAAGAACAGCCAACGGTCATACGTGCGGTAGCCGTTGAAAAACTCTCTCAAGTTGTTCCATTGCCCGTTTCTGAATGCGGAAATGTGGAAGAGAAGAAAGAGAAAGAGGAGGAGGAGCGTAACGGACAGATAGAAACAGCTGAAGTATCTATACaagaaaatatatataaaaaacCTAATGCAAAACACGACGAAGAGGAAGAAGAAGACgacgaggaagaagaagaggaggATGATATTGGAAGACGTATAGGTCCTGGATCGCCGAGTTTTAAAATATATTGCGTTGAGAGCGACGAGAAAAAAGAACAAGAATTAAATGACACAAATGCAGGCCGCGAGCAAATACTGGAGAAAGAGGATGAAAACATTGCCGTGCACAACAAGTCACAAAGTACAGACAGCGACGGAAGCGAGACATCTGAATCGGAGATCGCAAGCAACTCAAACGAG GTCGTTAAAGAAACGACTCCAAAGAAAAAAGGACATCATAAGAGAAAGAAGCTTGAGGCAATGAAGAAAAATCTACTTAATGTTAAGAATCTACAGAAGAACAGAATGAACCGAATGATGGGTTGCGCGGGCAATGACAGAAGAAGTCTTCTTCCGGATGATTGA